The region GCACTGGATGGACCTGTCGAAGTATCTGGCGTCAGCAAAAGCCTGATTCTCAACCAAGATCAATTTTTTGACGGCACAATTTACGACCCCGGTCAGTAATTCTGCCCATTTTTTTTGCATTACAGAGAATTATTGCTGCAATGCAGCAAGGAAAACTCTCCTAAGGTTCGCATTTCAAAAATATCACAGCATACTCAACTCAGCAGCGTGACAACGAAGTCGCGCCAATCTGTGAAATTCCCAATGTTTGGGAACTCCTGAGCAAAGCCGCTCGACACCTTGGCCCCTCCTCCTCCCTGGGCCCGGACTGTCGGCGGTTTTTTTTTGCCCATTAACCTGGATGGGCCCAATAAAGGACGAAAATGATGAAACCTATTGCTTCCTTCCTTGCTGCGACAACGATGATGGTCAGCCCCGCACTTGCCGAATTGGCACTAGAGAAAGACGAGCTAACCTTCGGATTTATCAAGTTGACTGACATGGCGCCTCTCGCCGTTGCTTATGAGCAAGGTTTTTTTGACGACGAAGGTCTCTTTGTGACGCTCGAAGCACAGGCCAATTGGAAAGTGTTGCTGGACGGTGTTATTGATGGCCAATTGGCGGGTGCACATATGTTGGCAGGACAGCCGATCGCAGCCACCATTGGTTTCGGCACCAAAGCACACATCATCACACCATTCTCCATGGATCTAAACGGCAATGGCATCACCGTATCCAACAAGATCTGGAGTGAAATGGAACCATTTGTTCCCAAAATGGCAGACGGACGTCCACAACATCCAATTTCAGCAAGCGCTCTAAAACCTGTAGTTGAACAATACGCCTCCGAAGGTAAGCCCTTTAATATGGGAATGGTCTTTCCTGTTTCGACCCATAACTACGAATTGCGCTATTGGCTCGCTGCCGGCGGAATTGAACCTGGCTTTTACAGCCCTGAAAACATCACAGGACAAATTGGTGCAGACGTTCTATTGTCAGTGACCCCCCCTCCGCAAATGCCTGCGACAATGGAAGCCGGTACAATTTTGGGCTACAGCGTGGGTGAACCCTGGAACCAACAAGCAGTTGCCAAAGGCATTGGTGTCCCGGTGATCACCGACTACGAACTTTGGAAAAACAATCCAGAAAAAGTTTTCGGCATTTCTGCTGAATTTGCTCAGGAGAACCCCAACACCACATTGGCGGTGGTAAAAGCTTTGATCCGCGCCGCCATGTGGCTTGATGAAAACGACAACGCCAACAGAGAAGAAGCTGTGACCCTGCTGAGCCAGCCAGAATACGTCGGTGCTGATAGAGATGTCATTGCCGCTTCAATGACTGGGACTTTCGAATACGAAAAAGGCGATGTGCGAGCTGTGCCCGATTTCAACGTTTTCTTTCGTTATAACGCAACTTATCCATTCTATTCCGATGCGATTTGGTACCTCACGCAAATGCGCCGCTGGGGTCAAATCGCAGAAGCAAAGCCAGACAGCTGGTATGACGAAGTTGCAAAATCGGTATACAAGCCCGAAATCTACTTAGAGGCAGCAAAGCTATTGGTAGACGAGGGTTTGGCAGACGCCAAAGACTTTCCGTGGGACAGCGATGGCTACAAAGCTATGACGCCCGCAGAAGATATCATTGATGGTATCCCTTATGATGGTCGCGCGCCCAACGCTTACCTTGAAAGCTTGCCTATCGGTTTGAAGGGCAATCAAAAAATCATTGCATCAGAAATCCAAGGCTAACCCCTTGTGTGACAGCGGACCAACCCTGCGTTGGCCGCTGTCCACACTCTTAATACACAGGATCCCAAAATGACCGCCACCGACCCGCAAGCCGTCGCAAGCCACGAACGCGAAGCAAAGCGCGCGCGCCTCTTTACTCGAATTAACAAGGCTGATTCATGGTTTCAGGTCTTTGGACTTTCCTGGATTACGCCAATTTTGAAAGCCGCCGCCGGGGATAATCCCAAAGCCCAGCTAAAAGAAATCTGGAGATTACTATGTGTTCCATTGATCGCGATTGCATTGTTTTTAGCGCTTTGGGCGACGCTGGCCCCTAAGGTTCAAACTTCCTTGGGTGCGGTTCCCGGCCCTGCTCAGGTCTGGAGCGAGGCTGTTGGTCTGCATGAAGATGCAAAAATCAAAGCGGCAAAAGAAGCGAAGTTCAATGATCGTGTGGAAGCACGTAATCAAAAGTTCATTGAGAAAGGCGAGCCCGAAAAAGTTAAGCACATCGCTTATACTGGAGCTCCGAGCTATTACGCGCAGATTTGGACATCTATCAAGACGGTCTTTTTTGGCTTCTTAATCGCCACCGCCATCGCTGTGCCTGTCGGAATTATGGCGGGACTGAGCCCAATGGCAAACTCGGCTATCAATCCAATAATCCAGATTTTCAAACCCGTCTCGCCCCTAGCTTGGTTGCCTATCGTGACCATGGTCGTTTCGGCGACCTATACTGCAGATGACGGACTTTTCTCAAAATCCTTCCTGAACTCTGCAATCACCGTAACGTTGTGCTCGCTATGGCCAACACTGATCAACACAGCTTTGGGTGTGGCAAGCATCGACAAAGACCTGGTGAGCGTTTCTAAAGTATTGAAAATGAACACTTGGACAAAGATCACCAAGCTGGTGCTGCCTTCGTCGCTGCCCCTGATCTTTACAGGGTTGCGCTTGTCATTGGGCGTGGGTTGGATGGTTTTAATCGCCGCTGAAATGCTCGCACAAAACCCGGGTCTAGGAAAATTCGTTTGGGACGAATTCCAGAATGGATCCTCTAGTTCACTCGCGAAAATCATGGTTGCGGTTTTCACAATCGGCATCATCGGCTTTATGCTGGATCGTTTGATGTACGCGGTGCAATCCCTGTTCACATTTAGCGCGAACCGGTGACCGACATGAGCATTTTAAAATTCGAAAGCGTAAGCAAAAGCTTTGGTGAGGGAACTGCCCGTACCGACGTGCTCAAAAACATCAACCTCGAAGTCGTGGAAGGCGAATTTCTCGTTTTGCTTGGGTTTTCCGGCACAGGTAAATCAACACTCATCAATTTGATGGCAGGCTTGGAGAAACCGTCAAAAGGGAAAGCTACCTTTAAGGGCAAACCAATCATCGGACCTGGCCCAGAGCGTGGCGTTATTTTCCAAAGCTACTCATTGATGCCGTGGCTGACTGTGATGGGCAACGTGATGTTAGCGCTCGACTCTGTGTTTCCCAAAATGTCAAAAGCCGACAAAGCTGAAAAGGCCACACACTACATCAAAATGGTGGGGTTAAGCCACGCCGCAACGCGGCGCCCAGCGGAATTATCAGGTGGTATGCGACAACGAGTGAATGTGGCGCGGGCGTTGGCCATGAATCCTGAGGTGTTGTTGCTGGACGAGCCATTGTCCGCGCTGGACGCGTTGACGCGGGCAAACCTAGCCGATGAAATCGAGGAAATCTGGCAACACGACAAAAAGACCTGCGTGCTGATTACAAACGATGTGGACGAAGCGATTATTCTTGCAGATCGCATTATCGCGCTGAACCCAGACGGCACGCTTGGAAATGAATTCAAAGTCGATATCCCACGGCCCCGCGACCGCATCGAAATGAACGACAACGCAGATTTTAAAACACTGCGTGTAGACGTCACTAAATATTTGATGGACGTAGGCATTGAGGGAAAAGTCGAAAGCACTCGCCAGCTGCCAGATGTTACGCCGATACATGGCACCCCAAAGGCCGTTTCCGATGCGCAAAAGGGACTAATTGAAAAGAACTTTCTGGATTTCTCACAACTCCACAAAGTTTACCCAACCCCAAAGGGTCCTTTGACCGTTGTCGAAGATTTCAATTTAAAACTTAACCGCGGAGAATTCATTTCTTTGATTGGCCATTCTGGTTGCGGCAAGTCAACGGTTCTAACGATGGCCGCGGGCTTGAACGAAATCTCAAAGGGCGCAATTCGACTTGATGGGCGACATGTTGAAGGGGCTGACCCAGAACGCGCGGTTGTTTTTCAATCCCCTAACCTATTCCCTTGGCTGACGGCGAAAGAAAATGTCGCGATTGGTGTCGACAAAGTTTTTCCCAAAGCATCAATGGCAGAGCGACAGGATGTTATTGAATACTATCTTGAACGTGTCGGTCTGGCAGAGGCCATGGATCGCCCGGCCCATTCCATGTCAAACGGTATGAAACAGCGCGTCGGTATTGCACGGGCATTTGCCTTGTCGCCAAAACTTCTGTTGCTTGATGAGCCATTTGGAATGCTTGACAGCTTAACCCGCTGGGAGCTGCAAGAAGTTTTGATGGAAGTTTGGGATCGCACCAAAGTGACAGCTGTCTGCGTCACACACGATGTCGACGAAGCCATCTTGTTAGCAGACCGTGTTGTGATGATGACCAACGGACCACAGGCAACAATCGGTAAAATCGTAGACGTTGATCTGCCACGCCCGCGAAGCCGTAAAGCCCTGTTGGCCCATCCGGACTATTACAAATACCGCCAAGAAGTTCTCGATTTCCTGGAAGAATATGAACATGGCGCAAAACCAAAATCCAAAACGGCTTCTCAGGAAACCAAATCCGAAGTAGCGGCGGAGTAATACAATGAAAAAGAAACTTATCGTCATTGGCGCTGGCATGGCATCTGGCCGCGCGCTTGAACATCTCATTGATGCTGACAAAGATGCTTATGACATCACATTGTTCAACGCTGAACCGCGCGGCAACTACAATAGAATAATGCTCTCTCCGGTTCTTTCTGGCGACAAAGAATTCCAAGAAATCGTGACGCATGACGCTGCTTGGTACGAAGAAAACGGAGTGACCTGCCGGTTTGGAGAGCAAGTTGTCTCGATCGATCGGGACCGCAAAGTTGTTGTAGGTCAGAATGCCGAAGTTGCTTACGACAAGCTGTTGATTGCAACAGGTTCTGC is a window of Cognatishimia sp. WU-CL00825 DNA encoding:
- a CDS encoding CmpA/NrtA family ABC transporter substrate-binding protein, with amino-acid sequence MMKPIASFLAATTMMVSPALAELALEKDELTFGFIKLTDMAPLAVAYEQGFFDDEGLFVTLEAQANWKVLLDGVIDGQLAGAHMLAGQPIAATIGFGTKAHIITPFSMDLNGNGITVSNKIWSEMEPFVPKMADGRPQHPISASALKPVVEQYASEGKPFNMGMVFPVSTHNYELRYWLAAGGIEPGFYSPENITGQIGADVLLSVTPPPQMPATMEAGTILGYSVGEPWNQQAVAKGIGVPVITDYELWKNNPEKVFGISAEFAQENPNTTLAVVKALIRAAMWLDENDNANREEAVTLLSQPEYVGADRDVIAASMTGTFEYEKGDVRAVPDFNVFFRYNATYPFYSDAIWYLTQMRRWGQIAEAKPDSWYDEVAKSVYKPEIYLEAAKLLVDEGLADAKDFPWDSDGYKAMTPAEDIIDGIPYDGRAPNAYLESLPIGLKGNQKIIASEIQG
- a CDS encoding ABC transporter permease, encoding MTATDPQAVASHEREAKRARLFTRINKADSWFQVFGLSWITPILKAAAGDNPKAQLKEIWRLLCVPLIAIALFLALWATLAPKVQTSLGAVPGPAQVWSEAVGLHEDAKIKAAKEAKFNDRVEARNQKFIEKGEPEKVKHIAYTGAPSYYAQIWTSIKTVFFGFLIATAIAVPVGIMAGLSPMANSAINPIIQIFKPVSPLAWLPIVTMVVSATYTADDGLFSKSFLNSAITVTLCSLWPTLINTALGVASIDKDLVSVSKVLKMNTWTKITKLVLPSSLPLIFTGLRLSLGVGWMVLIAAEMLAQNPGLGKFVWDEFQNGSSSSLAKIMVAVFTIGIIGFMLDRLMYAVQSLFTFSANR
- a CDS encoding ABC transporter ATP-binding protein; its protein translation is MSILKFESVSKSFGEGTARTDVLKNINLEVVEGEFLVLLGFSGTGKSTLINLMAGLEKPSKGKATFKGKPIIGPGPERGVIFQSYSLMPWLTVMGNVMLALDSVFPKMSKADKAEKATHYIKMVGLSHAATRRPAELSGGMRQRVNVARALAMNPEVLLLDEPLSALDALTRANLADEIEEIWQHDKKTCVLITNDVDEAIILADRIIALNPDGTLGNEFKVDIPRPRDRIEMNDNADFKTLRVDVTKYLMDVGIEGKVESTRQLPDVTPIHGTPKAVSDAQKGLIEKNFLDFSQLHKVYPTPKGPLTVVEDFNLKLNRGEFISLIGHSGCGKSTVLTMAAGLNEISKGAIRLDGRHVEGADPERAVVFQSPNLFPWLTAKENVAIGVDKVFPKASMAERQDVIEYYLERVGLAEAMDRPAHSMSNGMKQRVGIARAFALSPKLLLLDEPFGMLDSLTRWELQEVLMEVWDRTKVTAVCVTHDVDEAILLADRVVMMTNGPQATIGKIVDVDLPRPRSRKALLAHPDYYKYRQEVLDFLEEYEHGAKPKSKTASQETKSEVAAE